The Flavobacterium sp. CBA20B-1 genome includes the window ATTTTGGTGGTAATTTTCAGCCAAATAAAACGTGTCGGCTTTGGAAACTTTTGTCACAACTTTCTTTTCGAATATATTTTCCTCATTTAAAATTTTTACGAACAACATTGCCTGTTCTTTTTGACTTTCATTGGTGTAAAAAATTTCACTTCGGTATTGAGTACCTATATCATTTCCTTGTCTGTTCAGCGTAGTAGGGTCGTGGGTAGCAAAAAAAACTTCTAATAATTCTTGATAAGATACCAATTCTTCATTAAAAACAATCTTAATAGCTTCGGCGTGATTGGTTTGGCCTGTGCAAACTTCTTCATAAGTTGGGTTTTCAGTTGTTCCACCAATATAACCAGGCAGCACTTCTTTAACTCCGTTAATTTTCTGAAAAATGGCCTCAGAACACCAAAAACATCCATTTGCAAAAATTGCTGTTTGTTCTCTTACTACTGTCATAATCAATAAAATTTACAATTTAATTTTAAAGTTACGATTAAAAAAACGGTTAATAATATTATTTAACTAAAAGTTTAATTAATTTCGTTGGTAAATACATGAATATGATTAAAGCTGAAAATATCAGTAAACAATTTAATGGTTTACAAGTTTTAAAAAATGTTTCAATCGAAATAAATAAAGGCGAGGTGGTGGCTATTGTTGGAGCTTCGGGTGCCGGAAAAACTACTTTGTTGCAAATTTTGGGCGTTTTAGATTTTCCTGAGAAAGACACAAATGCCCAACTTATGATTAACAACACCAATGTTTTAAAGTTAAAAGACCAACAATTGGCTGCATTTAGAAATAAAAACTTGGGTTTTATTTTTCAGTTTCATCAATTACTGCCTGAATTTACGGCAATAGAAAATGTGTGTATTCCTGCGTTTATTGCTGGTAAATCGAAAGAGGAAGCAGTGCACGAGGCTAAAAAATTGCTTGATTATTTAGGTTTAAGTCACAGAATAAATCATTTCCCCTCTGAATTGTCGGGTGGTGAGCAGCAACGAGTGGCTGTGGCACGTGCATTAATCAATCAACCAGCAGTGATTTTTGCAGATGAACCATCGGGTAATTTAGACACTACCTCTGCGGAAAATTTGCATGAACTTTTTTTTAAACTGCGCGATAATTTCGGACAAACATTTGTAATTGTTACTCACAATGAAGAATTGGCCAATTTAGCCGATCGAAAACTGGTTATGAGCGATGGTAAATTTGTAATTTAATGGAAGTGAAAATGATAGAAGATTTTTTAAACCACATTGTTCAAAATAATAAGGTTTTTATTATTGAGCATAAAAACGAAATAGCCATTTCACAATCGCTGTTATTCACAAATAATGCAAATGAACCTGTGAATGTGGTTTGTTTTTGGGATAATGAAGATTTGGCTAAAGCTTGTTGTGTTGATATTTGGCGAGATTATACGCCCCAAGAAATATGTCTTACCACTTTTATTGAAGATTACTTAGTAAATATTTATAATGAAAGTTTTATTGTGGGGATTAATTTTAATGACCAAATGGAAGGTATAGAAGCCGATCCGTTGGATATCATCTCGAATATCATACAATTGCTGAAAAAGCAAAAGATGGAATTAGATTTTGAGTATTTCAAAAACTTAGCCGACTTAGAACGCCAATTGCAAAAGTTACTTTAATAACACATTTTTTTGCCCAATTTTAATAGAAATACTACATTAGCACAAATACTTTTTTTATGAAGAAAATTTCCCTTTTTGCTTTTATGCTTGCAGGTTTTTTTGCCCAAGCACAAAATAATTTAACGATAGAAGACGCTACAATGCCGTTTCAAAGAGGTTTAGCAACCCAATCGATCTACGGTGCTCAATGGCGAACAAATAATGAAATAACCTTTATCGACGCTTCTTTTAAAGCTTTGACTGCAAAATCTACGAATGATAAAGTGGTTGAAAATTTTATTACAACGTCCGATTTAGAAACGGCAGTGGGCCGATCGATTAACGAAAAAGTGAGTTTGCGAACCATTCCTTTTGATTATCATTGGGAAAATGAAAACCAACTATCGTTTACGTATCAAGGCGAAAATGATAAATATTATGTGGTGTATAACATCCTTACCAAAAATGTTGATAAAACCATAAAAATTAATGCAGAAGCAACAGAAGAAATCATCTCTCCTAATAAAAACTATATCGCATATTTGAATAAAAATAATATTGAATTGGTTTTTGACAATGGTACCGTGGTTAAAGTTACAAACGATCCGGAGCATGTGGTGAACGGTAGCAGCAATACCCATAGAAACGAATTTGGAATTGACAGAGGGATGTGGATCAGTCCAGATGGAAAAAAAATTATGTTCTATAAAAAAGATGAACGTATGGTGAAAGATTATCCACTCATCGATTTTGGAGCCCGCATAGCCGAAGAAAATCCCATTAAATATCCAATGGCCGGAATGAAATCTGAAGAGGTTTCTTTGCACATTTATAACATCGATACAAAAACCACCAAAAAAATAAATATCGAGGGCGATAAAGAACAGTTCTTAACAATGCCTACTTGGTCACCAAACAGCGAAATGGTCTATGTGGGTGTTTTAAATCGCGGTCAAGATCATTTAAAATTACAAAGATACAACGCTGCTTCTGGTAATTTTGATAAATTATTGTTTGAAGAAAAGAGCAAAACGTATGTGGAACCCAACACACCACTGAAATTTTTAAACGATAAAGAATTTATCTATATTTCTGAAAAAGACGGTTACCGCCACATGTTTCGATATGATATCAACGGTAAGCAATTGAACAGCTATGTGTATAACGATGTGGTTTTTAAAGACTTTGTGAATGTGTCGCCTAAAGAAATTTACTATATGGGAACGGCAAATAAAGGAATGGATAAATTGCTTTATAAACTTGATTTAAAATCAGGAAAAACACAAGCTGTTACCAAAACATCTGCGACCTATACAGTAGAAATGAATCCTGAAAAAACTTGGTATTACTCACAATACACCAATTTAACAACTCCAAATCATGTGTCGTTGAAGCATATAAATGGAAAGGAAACCATAGAATTGTTAAACGCTAGCAATCCGTATGAAGGAAAAACCGTTTTGCCGAAAGTAGAAATGGTTACTATAAAAGCAGCAGACGGAAAAACCGATTTAAACGGAAGGTTGTTATATCCGGTAAATTTCAATGAAAACGAAAAATATCCTGTGATGGTATATGTTTACGGCGGACCTCATGCGCAATTGGTTACCAATCGTTTTGGTGGCGGTGCAGGCGGATTTGATTATTATATGGCACAACAAGGTTTTGTAGTGTTTACGTTGGATAACAGAGGAAGCGAAAACCGCGGACGTGATTTTGAGCATGTAATTCACCGACAATTGGGTCAGAATGAGATGGCAGATCAAATGGAAGGTGTGAAATTTTTGAAATCGAAAAAGTTTGTGGATGCTGACCGAATCGGGGTTTATGGCTGGTCGTTCGGTGGTTTTATGACCACAAGTTTAATGTTGAACTATCCCGATACTTTTAAAGTGGGAGTTGCCGGCGGTCCCGTAATCGATTGGAAATGGTACGAAGTAATGTATGGCGAACGCTATATGGATACACCAGAAGAAAACCCGGAAGGCTACGAAAAGACATCAACCTTGAACAAAGTGAAAAATTTAAAGGGCAGGCTGTTGATGATTCATGGAGCGCAAGATCCGGTGGTGGTGCAACAACACAGTATGGAGTTTATTGAAAAGTGTATCAAAGAAGGTAAACAAGTGGATTATTTCTTGTATCCAACCCATGAGCACAATGTTTCTGGAAGAGACCGTATTCATTTGAATGCAAAAATTGCCGATTATTTTATGACACATTTAAAAAAATAACCACAAAAGTGCATCAGCAATGATGCATTTTTTTTATTAATTAAAGCATCAATGAGTATCTATCAATACAAAGCAAAAACGCTTCAGGGCAAAGAAATCGATTTTAGTGATTTTCAAAACAAAACGTTGCTAATTGTTAATACAGCCAGCAAATGTGGTTTCACGCCTCAGTACGAAGGTTTAGAAAAGTTGTATCAAAAATATAAAGATCAAGGACTGGTGGTATTGGCTTTTCCGTGCAATCAGTTTAATAATCAAGAACCAGGCGATGCATCTTCTATAAAAAATAATTGTTTGATAAATTATGGTGTATCGTTTCCCGTTTTTGAAAAAGTTTTGGTAAACGGAAAAAATGCACATCCAATTTTTAAGTATCTCAAGAACGTTTTACCTGGATTCATAACCAATGCTGTAAAATGGAATTTTACTAAGTTTATAATCGATGCAAACGGAAAACCCATAAAACGCTTTGCACCCTTCACATCACCCGAAAAAATTAACACTTATTTAGTTAAAAATAATATTGTAAAAGAAAGCTAGAAATAAAATAATAACATATATTTGCTATACCTTTAAAAATAAGAACACTTACATTTTAGCCAAAAAATTATCTTTTCATATATACTTAAAATATAGATAATTAAATTATTATGTTAGTTTTATACCCTGGTGAAGTTTTTACGCAATTAGATTTGGGAGTAGAGAAGCGCTTGCGATATGCGGTTTCAAACTTTGGTAGATTAATAAGTTACAAAGAAACGTTTAAAGACGGCAATCTATTAAAACCTAATGTAACCAATAACCTCCGCATTTTTAGATACAAAGTGCGCAAAGAAGACAAAACCTATGCACATAAACATGTGATGCTTTCGCGCGCAGTTGCAGAGGCTTTTGTACACAAACCTTCAGATAAGCATTCGCATGTTATTCATTTAGATTTTGATAATGCAAACGATCATTATACCAATTTAAAATGGGTAACCGAAAAAGAGAAATATGCCCATCAGCGCATAAATCCCAATGTGAAAGAAGGACATGTGAAGCGTATTGAAACCAAGCGTTTAACGCAAAAAGGGATGAAGCTAGATACCACCCAAGTGATGCGTATTAAACGAATGATTCACGACCCACAACGCAAAACCCGCATGCGCATTATTGCGAAGCAATTTGGAATAAGCGAAATGCAATTATATCGCATTAAAACAGGGGAAAATTGGGCGAGTGTTCCCACTCCCACGTTTAAAACCGTTAAAGAAAAATAAGCAGTTGAAAGACTGCTTATTTTATTTTTCTTTTTAAAGAAACTTGTAGCTTGTAAACAATTGCTTCTTTATTTTTAGCATCGTCGGCATCTTCGCACAAAGCAAAAACGACTTTTTTTTTTGTTGTGTTCTAAAACAGTAATACCTTCAAATTTGTTGGTGTCACTAATTTTTTCTGTAAAAAGCAATTGCATTTTTTTTAAATCAATCGCG containing:
- the msrA gene encoding peptide-methionine (S)-S-oxide reductase MsrA, which translates into the protein MTVVREQTAIFANGCFWCSEAIFQKINGVKEVLPGYIGGTTENPTYEEVCTGQTNHAEAIKIVFNEELVSYQELLEVFFATHDPTTLNRQGNDIGTQYRSEIFYTNESQKEQAMLFVKILNEENIFEKKVVTKVSKADTFYLAENYHQNYFNNNPEKSYCAMVVSPKVKKFEKFFQEHVSK
- a CDS encoding ABC transporter ATP-binding protein, which gives rise to MIKAENISKQFNGLQVLKNVSIEINKGEVVAIVGASGAGKTTLLQILGVLDFPEKDTNAQLMINNTNVLKLKDQQLAAFRNKNLGFIFQFHQLLPEFTAIENVCIPAFIAGKSKEEAVHEAKKLLDYLGLSHRINHFPSELSGGEQQRVAVARALINQPAVIFADEPSGNLDTTSAENLHELFFKLRDNFGQTFVIVTHNEELANLADRKLVMSDGKFVI
- a CDS encoding DUF2750 domain-containing protein gives rise to the protein MEVKMIEDFLNHIVQNNKVFIIEHKNEIAISQSLLFTNNANEPVNVVCFWDNEDLAKACCVDIWRDYTPQEICLTTFIEDYLVNIYNESFIVGINFNDQMEGIEADPLDIISNIIQLLKKQKMELDFEYFKNLADLERQLQKLL
- a CDS encoding S9 family peptidase, which encodes MKKISLFAFMLAGFFAQAQNNLTIEDATMPFQRGLATQSIYGAQWRTNNEITFIDASFKALTAKSTNDKVVENFITTSDLETAVGRSINEKVSLRTIPFDYHWENENQLSFTYQGENDKYYVVYNILTKNVDKTIKINAEATEEIISPNKNYIAYLNKNNIELVFDNGTVVKVTNDPEHVVNGSSNTHRNEFGIDRGMWISPDGKKIMFYKKDERMVKDYPLIDFGARIAEENPIKYPMAGMKSEEVSLHIYNIDTKTTKKINIEGDKEQFLTMPTWSPNSEMVYVGVLNRGQDHLKLQRYNAASGNFDKLLFEEKSKTYVEPNTPLKFLNDKEFIYISEKDGYRHMFRYDINGKQLNSYVYNDVVFKDFVNVSPKEIYYMGTANKGMDKLLYKLDLKSGKTQAVTKTSATYTVEMNPEKTWYYSQYTNLTTPNHVSLKHINGKETIELLNASNPYEGKTVLPKVEMVTIKAADGKTDLNGRLLYPVNFNENEKYPVMVYVYGGPHAQLVTNRFGGGAGGFDYYMAQQGFVVFTLDNRGSENRGRDFEHVIHRQLGQNEMADQMEGVKFLKSKKFVDADRIGVYGWSFGGFMTTSLMLNYPDTFKVGVAGGPVIDWKWYEVMYGERYMDTPEENPEGYEKTSTLNKVKNLKGRLLMIHGAQDPVVVQQHSMEFIEKCIKEGKQVDYFLYPTHEHNVSGRDRIHLNAKIADYFMTHLKK
- a CDS encoding glutathione peroxidase translates to MSIYQYKAKTLQGKEIDFSDFQNKTLLIVNTASKCGFTPQYEGLEKLYQKYKDQGLVVLAFPCNQFNNQEPGDASSIKNNCLINYGVSFPVFEKVLVNGKNAHPIFKYLKNVLPGFITNAVKWNFTKFIIDANGKPIKRFAPFTSPEKINTYLVKNNIVKES